A region from the Volucribacter amazonae genome encodes:
- the tatC gene encoding Sec-independent protein translocase subunit TatC, which yields MTVEESQPLISHLIELRNRILRCIACILLVFLALVYFANDIYHLISAPLVDQLPNGASMIATSIVTPFFTPIKLTLIASVFVSVPYILYQIWAFIAPALYQHEKRLIYPLLFSSTLLFYVGVAFAYYVVFPLVFAFLTKTAPEGVAIATDISSYLDFVLTLFLAFGVCFEVPVAIILLCWSGITTPEDLRQKRPYIIVAAFVIGMLLTPPDVFSQTLLAIPMCLLFEVGVIFARFYRPKEEAEQNDEQQDKE from the coding sequence ATGACCGTTGAAGAATCCCAACCGCTGATTTCCCATTTAATTGAATTACGTAACCGCATTTTGCGTTGTATTGCTTGTATTTTATTGGTATTTCTGGCGTTAGTGTATTTTGCTAATGATATTTATCATCTCATTTCTGCGCCTTTAGTGGATCAGTTACCTAATGGGGCAAGTATGATTGCTACTAGTATTGTTACGCCTTTTTTTACCCCCATTAAATTAACCTTAATTGCTTCAGTGTTTGTTTCAGTGCCTTATATTTTGTATCAAATTTGGGCATTTATTGCTCCCGCACTGTATCAACACGAAAAACGCCTGATTTATCCGTTGCTTTTTTCTAGTACGCTATTGTTTTATGTAGGTGTGGCTTTTGCTTATTATGTGGTCTTTCCTCTGGTCTTTGCCTTTTTAACCAAAACTGCTCCAGAGGGGGTAGCGATTGCCACCGATATTAGTAGTTACCTTGATTTTGTGCTGACTTTATTTTTAGCTTTTGGGGTTTGCTTTGAAGTGCCTGTGGCGATTATTTTGCTTTGTTGGTCAGGGATCACCACCCCAGAAGACCTTAGACAAAAACGTCCTTATATTATTGTTGCCGCTTTTGTCATTGGTATGTTACTTACCCCACCCGATGTATTTTCACAAACCTTATTAGCCATTCCTATGTGCCTATTGTTTGAAGTAGGGGTTATTTTTGCACGTTTTTATCGTCCAAAGGAAGAGGCTGAACAAAATGATGAACAGCAAGATAAGGAATAA
- the tatB gene encoding Sec-independent protein translocase protein TatB: MFDIGFSELVLVMIVGLIVLGPQRMPIAIRTVMGWVRTLRNLASNVQNELSQELKLQELKDSIKKAEELNLKSLSPELSKTVEELKQSAQKMKAELDSQGKVATSSIQAEIDKVQRAIDKDLAEVNHSEQNADADNVNSAQKTTEKDTALLNNQPQLAEDDQAELAEQDELLAKYIDQYHPEEGELVPAKPIDNSKKHNL, from the coding sequence GTGTTTGATATTGGTTTTTCTGAATTAGTATTAGTGATGATTGTGGGGCTAATTGTATTAGGCCCACAACGTATGCCTATTGCCATTCGTACGGTAATGGGGTGGGTAAGAACCCTGCGTAATTTAGCCAGCAATGTGCAAAATGAATTATCACAAGAACTAAAATTACAGGAATTAAAAGACAGTATCAAAAAAGCTGAAGAATTGAACCTCAAATCCTTATCGCCAGAATTAAGCAAAACCGTAGAAGAATTAAAACAATCTGCACAAAAAATGAAAGCAGAGTTAGATAGCCAAGGTAAGGTTGCTACCTCTTCTATTCAAGCTGAGATTGATAAGGTACAGCGTGCCATAGATAAAGATTTGGCTGAGGTAAATCATTCAGAGCAAAACGCAGACGCAGATAATGTCAATTCTGCACAAAAAACAACAGAAAAAGACACCGCACTTTTAAATAATCAACCCCAATTAGCAGAAGATGATCAAGCGGAACTGGCCGAGCAAGACGAATTATTGGCAAAATATATTGACCAATATCACCCTGAGGAGGGAGAGTTAGTGCCAGCTAAACCCATAGATAACAGCAAAAAACATAATCTTTGA
- the tatA gene encoding Sec-independent protein translocase subunit TatA: protein MGGISIWQLLIIVAIVVLLFGTKKLRTLGSDLGESIKGFKKAIKEDEPATKDAEFKSIENDTTQVKSEAKKEKEQA, encoded by the coding sequence ATGGGTGGTATTAGTATTTGGCAACTTCTTATTATCGTTGCAATCGTTGTTTTACTTTTTGGTACAAAAAAATTAAGAACCTTGGGTTCTGATTTAGGCGAGTCAATTAAGGGCTTTAAAAAAGCAATCAAAGAGGACGAGCCTGCGACAAAAGATGCTGAGTTTAAATCTATTGAGAATGATACAACTCAAGTGAAAAGCGAAGCTAAAAAAGAAAAAGAACAGGCGTAA
- the ubiB gene encoding ubiquinone biosynthesis regulatory protein kinase UbiB, translating into MKISQIKRFYHIVRTFLIYGIDEVLPTHRHTRILRWARKGLFWLHNQHSDKSFGLRLRLALQQLGPVWIKLGQMLSTRRDLFPPEIADELALLQDQVEPFAGELARQQIEQALGDKLERWFVDFEPQALASASIAQVHCAKFNAEQEQAGQEVVIKVIRPHILPTIQADLSLMYLLASWVPKLSKEGYRLRPVEVVQEYEKTLLAELDLRHEMANAIQLKRNFEQSPMLYIPTMYPEFCHKNVIVMERIYGIPVSDIQRLEQNGTDMKLLAERGVQVFFTQVFRDSFFHADMHPGNIFVSEQHPQDPQYIGIDCGIVGRLNEHDKRYLAECFVAFFNRDYRRVAEMHVKSGWTPEDTNIDEFEQAFREVCEPIFAKPLAEISFGQVLLNLFNTARRFNMQVQPQLVLLQKTLLYIEGLGRQLYPQLDLWQTAKPFLQDWLSQQMGVKMLWHKVQEQLPYWREHAVDLPMTLFDALQQQKGIQQQLSQINQQLQQRRKQQGKYPFLLVGMVIFVATLWQFATLPTWLATISLVSATILWLYGLFFRR; encoded by the coding sequence ATGAAAATCAGTCAAATTAAGCGTTTTTACCATATTGTTAGAACCTTTCTTATTTATGGCATTGATGAAGTGCTACCTACTCATCGCCATACCAGAATATTGCGTTGGGCAAGAAAAGGGTTGTTTTGGTTACATAATCAACATAGTGATAAATCCTTTGGGCTGCGTTTGCGTTTGGCGTTGCAACAGCTTGGACCTGTTTGGATTAAGCTAGGGCAAATGCTATCCACCCGTCGTGATCTTTTTCCCCCCGAGATTGCTGATGAGTTGGCATTATTGCAGGATCAGGTTGAACCTTTTGCTGGCGAATTAGCTCGTCAGCAAATTGAACAAGCCTTAGGCGACAAATTAGAACGCTGGTTTGTGGATTTTGAGCCACAAGCCTTGGCTTCAGCCTCTATTGCACAAGTGCATTGTGCTAAATTTAATGCTGAACAAGAACAAGCTGGGCAGGAAGTCGTCATTAAGGTAATACGTCCCCATATTTTACCTACTATTCAAGCGGATTTAAGTTTGATGTATTTATTAGCCAGTTGGGTGCCTAAGCTAAGTAAAGAGGGGTATCGTTTACGCCCTGTGGAAGTGGTGCAGGAATACGAAAAAACCTTGTTAGCAGAGTTGGATTTACGTCACGAAATGGCAAATGCTATTCAACTTAAGCGTAATTTTGAACAAAGCCCAATGCTATATATTCCTACAATGTACCCTGAATTTTGCCATAAGAATGTGATTGTGATGGAACGCATTTATGGTATTCCTGTTTCTGATATTCAACGGCTCGAGCAAAATGGTACGGATATGAAATTGCTGGCGGAACGTGGGGTACAGGTCTTTTTTACTCAAGTGTTTCGTGATAGCTTTTTTCATGCGGATATGCACCCGGGTAATATTTTTGTGAGTGAGCAACACCCGCAAGATCCGCAGTATATTGGAATTGACTGTGGTATTGTAGGGCGTTTAAATGAACATGATAAGCGTTATTTAGCGGAATGCTTTGTGGCATTTTTTAACCGAGATTATCGCCGAGTAGCGGAAATGCACGTTAAATCAGGTTGGACTCCGGAAGATACCAATATTGATGAATTTGAACAGGCGTTTCGTGAAGTCTGTGAACCTATTTTTGCTAAGCCTTTAGCGGAAATTTCCTTTGGGCAAGTTTTGCTGAACCTTTTTAATACCGCACGTCGTTTTAATATGCAGGTACAGCCTCAGTTAGTGTTGTTACAAAAAACCTTGTTGTATATTGAGGGCTTAGGGCGACAGCTTTATCCTCAGTTAGACTTATGGCAAACCGCTAAGCCTTTCTTGCAAGATTGGTTATCTCAACAAATGGGGGTAAAAATGTTGTGGCATAAAGTACAAGAACAATTACCCTATTGGCGTGAGCATGCGGTGGATTTACCCATGACCTTATTTGATGCCTTACAGCAACAAAAAGGGATCCAACAGCAGTTAAGCCAAATTAATCAGCAGTTGCAACAACGAAGAAAACAGCAAGGAAAATATCCTTTTTTATTGGTAGGAATGGTGATTTTTGTGGCGACGCTATGGCAATTTGCTACATTGCCCACTTGGTTAGCTACCATATCATTAGTTAGTGCAACTATCTTATGGCTATATGGTTTATTTTTTCGCCGATAA
- a CDS encoding ubiquinone biosynthesis accessory factor UbiJ gives MLAQLLQAGIENGFNHLLHHSPEAKPYLAKLQGKVLAMRLQSQGLQVYLCFSTQGIDVLGQYADQADCDVAIARHLLFNPPSKAQLSQYINDKSIILNGDLQVLQDFVTLLEQLEKDPALLLAPYLGDVLAYSSVSFARHLTTHIKRHTTTSQQYWGERLTEEWQLLSPRLAVQDFNQEVKILAKQTALLEQRIAKLLYENQSN, from the coding sequence ATGTTGGCACAATTATTGCAAGCAGGGATAGAGAATGGTTTTAATCATTTATTGCACCATAGCCCCGAAGCCAAGCCTTATTTAGCCAAATTGCAAGGTAAAGTGTTAGCTATGCGTTTGCAATCTCAAGGTTTGCAAGTTTATTTGTGTTTTTCCACTCAAGGTATTGATGTGCTTGGTCAATATGCGGATCAAGCGGATTGTGATGTGGCGATTGCTCGCCATTTATTATTTAATCCGCCCTCTAAAGCACAATTAAGTCAATATATTAATGATAAATCCATTATTCTCAACGGCGATTTGCAAGTGTTACAAGACTTTGTTACCTTGTTAGAACAATTGGAAAAAGATCCTGCCTTATTATTAGCCCCTTATCTTGGCGATGTCTTAGCATATAGTAGCGTTAGCTTTGCACGCCACTTAACAACCCATATAAAACGGCATACTACCACTAGCCAACAATATTGGGGCGAACGTTTAACAGAAGAATGGCAATTACTTTCCCCCCGCTTAGCGGTGCAAGATTTTAATCAAGAAGTCAAAATTTTAGCCAAACAGACCGCACTTTTAGAACAACGTATTGCGAAATTACTTTATGAAAATCAGTCAAATTAA
- the ubiE gene encoding bifunctional demethylmenaquinone methyltransferase/2-methoxy-6-polyprenyl-1,4-benzoquinol methylase UbiE codes for MMKKFAENQPHFSNADPLNDGLNTDEHSETTHFGFQTVAKEKKQQMVAQVFHSVAGKYDLMNDLLSFGIHRLWKRFTIDCSGVRKGQHILDLAGGTGDFSAKFSRLVGETGRVVLADINDSMLQVGREKLRNLGIVGNVDYVQANAEMLPFPDNSFDCIVISFGLRNVTDKDKALRSMYRVLKPGGRLLVLEFSKPIFAPLSQAYNFYSFNILPKIGEVVVNDGDSYRYLAESIRMHPAQQELQTMMEQAGFEQTSYYNLTAGIVALHRGYKF; via the coding sequence ATGATGAAAAAATTTGCTGAAAATCAACCGCACTTTTCTAATGCTGATCCGCTAAATGATGGGTTGAATACCGATGAACATAGTGAAACTACTCATTTTGGTTTTCAAACTGTTGCCAAAGAAAAAAAACAACAAATGGTGGCACAAGTATTCCATTCTGTGGCAGGCAAATATGATTTAATGAATGATTTATTATCCTTTGGTATTCATCGTCTTTGGAAGCGTTTTACCATTGATTGCAGTGGTGTACGCAAAGGGCAACATATTTTAGATTTGGCGGGCGGAACAGGGGATTTTTCGGCGAAGTTTTCTCGTTTAGTGGGCGAAACAGGGCGAGTGGTGTTGGCGGATATTAATGATTCAATGCTACAAGTGGGGCGAGAAAAACTGCGTAATTTAGGTATAGTGGGCAATGTGGATTATGTACAAGCTAATGCTGAAATGCTTCCTTTTCCAGATAATAGCTTTGATTGTATTGTGATCAGCTTTGGTTTGCGTAATGTTACTGATAAAGATAAAGCCTTGCGTTCAATGTATCGTGTACTAAAGCCCGGTGGACGCTTGCTGGTGTTAGAATTTTCTAAACCGATTTTTGCTCCTTTAAGTCAAGCCTATAATTTTTATTCTTTTAATATCTTGCCGAAAATTGGCGAAGTGGTGGTCAATGATGGCGATAGTTATCGTTATTTGGCGGAGTCAATTCGTATGCACCCCGCTCAGCAGGAATTGCAAACGATGATGGAGCAAGCAGGTTTTGAACAAACCAGTTATTATAATTTAACCGCTGGCATTGTGGCATTGCATCGTGGTTATAAGTTTTAG
- a CDS encoding LysR family transcriptional regulator: MYDFKNMLIFIKVVETGSMTKAADQLMMTSPAVTQAIKKLEQQLAIKLFNRTTRKLSLTEAGEVFYQHIVQLQQQADNAMSAVEALRQKPMGQLNIACVTGFLDSVLIQTFKQILDQYPAMNLNLYFDDQVVDLVEQRIDIALRVGTHTLQNNMIAKHLFDIELIVCASPDYLANRPLPKDLKELAQLDWINFRHQPQMSLTFQQQQQQERITPNYRVQCNSLYNSRHLTLNGFGVSMQPKLDVQRYLQQGNLVQLCPDWQLPLYPLYLVRLQRIQSEKVRIICELIQQYFAQLKAES, from the coding sequence ATGTATGATTTTAAAAATATGTTGATTTTTATTAAAGTGGTTGAAACAGGTTCAATGACTAAAGCCGCTGATCAACTAATGATGACGTCTCCTGCTGTTACGCAAGCCATTAAAAAATTAGAACAACAATTAGCGATTAAATTATTTAACCGTACAACAAGAAAACTTTCGCTTACCGAGGCGGGCGAAGTATTTTATCAACATATTGTTCAATTACAGCAACAAGCGGATAATGCAATGAGTGCGGTTGAGGCATTACGGCAAAAACCCATGGGACAACTAAATATTGCTTGTGTAACAGGATTTCTTGATAGTGTATTAATTCAAACCTTTAAACAAATTTTGGATCAATATCCTGCGATGAATTTGAATTTATATTTTGATGATCAAGTGGTTGATTTAGTGGAACAACGGATTGATATTGCCTTGCGAGTTGGCACACATACTTTGCAGAACAATATGATTGCTAAACATTTATTTGATATTGAACTGATTGTTTGTGCTAGCCCTGATTATCTTGCCAATCGCCCCTTACCAAAGGATTTGAAGGAATTAGCCCAGTTAGATTGGATTAATTTTCGTCATCAACCTCAAATGTCATTAACCTTTCAACAACAGCAACAACAAGAGCGTATTACCCCTAATTACCGAGTACAATGCAATAGTTTATACAATAGCCGTCATCTTACCTTAAATGGCTTTGGGGTATCAATGCAGCCTAAATTAGATGTTCAACGCTATTTACAACAAGGCAATTTAGTGCAACTTTGCCCAGATTGGCAATTACCTTTATATCCGTTATATTTGGTGCGGTTACAACGTATTCAATCGGAAAAAGTGCGGATTATTTGCGAATTAATTCAACAATATTTTGCACAGTTAAAGGCAGAGAGTTAA
- a CDS encoding NAD(P)-dependent oxidoreductase, which yields MKVLLIGGTGYTGKAVCDELLQRGHQVILVTRQPQNIQATEQLQAISLSLTDVNELAKQFAQVDVVVNTAVPDRESPDFVEKVWQMERALVEAAKLTKVRLFLLGGAGSLYVTPTIQLVDTPEFPAEFKREATLFKEVLAWLKQQQDVNWTMISPAPVYFNGSPFTERKGQYRVAKDEVLMLDGQPTGISNFDLAVAIVDELEQAKFSQQRFTAGY from the coding sequence ATGAAAGTATTATTAATTGGCGGAACAGGTTATACAGGTAAAGCTGTTTGTGATGAATTATTACAACGTGGGCATCAAGTCATTTTGGTAACACGTCAGCCACAAAACATTCAAGCAACAGAACAGCTACAAGCCATAAGCCTTTCACTCACTGATGTAAACGAGTTGGCTAAACAGTTTGCTCAAGTTGATGTCGTCGTCAATACCGCTGTGCCTGATCGTGAAAGCCCTGATTTTGTGGAAAAAGTTTGGCAAATGGAGCGTGCATTGGTTGAAGCAGCCAAATTAACTAAAGTGCGTTTATTTTTGCTCGGCGGTGCAGGCAGTTTATATGTTACCCCAACAATTCAATTAGTGGATACCCCAGAATTTCCTGCGGAATTTAAACGTGAGGCAACCTTATTTAAAGAGGTTTTAGCTTGGTTAAAACAGCAACAAGATGTAAATTGGACGATGATTTCGCCAGCGCCTGTTTATTTTAATGGCTCACCATTTACCGAACGTAAGGGACAATATCGTGTAGCAAAAGATGAGGTGCTTATGCTTGACGGACAGCCAACAGGAATAAGTAATTTTGATCTTGCCGTTGCCATTGTTGATGAATTAGAGCAAGCTAAATTTAGCCAACAGCGTTTTACTGCGGGTTATTAA
- the recF gene encoding DNA replication/repair protein RecF (All proteins in this family for which functions are known are DNA-binding proteins that assist the filamentation of RecA onto DNA for the initiation of recombination or recombinational repair.) yields MALSRLLIENFRNITAVDLELDHGFNFLVGNNGSGKTSLLEAIFYLGHGRSFKSAVSNRIISYHQPHFILHGKIQEHQHQWSVGLQKLRQGNSIVKINGEDGNKVSDLAHLLPMQIITPEGLNLLNGGPSYRRAFLDWGLFHHQSAFHRAWASLHRLLKQRNAALAQVQYYEELKIWDNELVKLAYQVSQWRTEYAEALRPEIEQTCQLFLPELEISVSFYQGWDKETDYAQLLAQNFMRDKAVGYTMSGPQKADFRFRANGLPVEDVLSRGQLKLLMCALRLAQGEHLMRQKNRHCIFLIDDFASELDENKRGLLAERLQASHSQVFISAITNEQLAKMQGQHHRTFRLVEGRVERQ; encoded by the coding sequence ATGGCACTTTCTCGTTTATTAATTGAGAATTTTAGAAATATCACAGCCGTTGATCTTGAATTAGATCACGGCTTTAACTTTTTGGTTGGTAATAATGGCAGTGGCAAAACTAGCCTACTTGAAGCGATTTTTTACTTAGGGCATGGGCGTTCATTTAAAAGTGCGGTCAGTAATCGAATAATTTCTTATCATCAACCGCACTTTATTCTACATGGCAAAATACAAGAGCATCAGCATCAATGGTCAGTCGGGTTACAAAAATTAAGGCAAGGTAATAGTATCGTCAAAATTAACGGCGAAGATGGTAATAAGGTTTCTGATCTTGCTCATTTATTACCCATGCAAATTATTACACCAGAAGGTTTAAATTTACTCAACGGTGGGCCAAGTTATCGCCGAGCCTTTTTAGACTGGGGGTTATTTCATCATCAATCAGCATTTCATCGTGCTTGGGCAAGTTTACACCGCCTGCTTAAACAGCGTAATGCCGCATTAGCACAAGTTCAATATTATGAAGAATTAAAAATTTGGGATAATGAACTTGTCAAATTGGCATATCAAGTAAGCCAATGGCGTACAGAATATGCCGAAGCCTTACGCCCTGAAATAGAACAAACTTGCCAATTATTCCTCCCAGAATTAGAAATCAGCGTCAGTTTTTACCAAGGCTGGGATAAAGAAACCGATTATGCTCAATTGCTCGCCCAAAATTTTATGCGTGATAAAGCTGTAGGCTATACGATGTCTGGACCACAGAAAGCCGATTTCCGCTTTAGAGCAAATGGTTTACCCGTAGAAGACGTGTTATCTCGAGGACAATTAAAGTTATTAATGTGTGCTTTACGTCTGGCACAGGGCGAACATTTAATGCGACAAAAAAATCGTCATTGTATTTTCTTAATTGATGATTTCGCTTCAGAACTTGATGAAAATAAGCGAGGATTATTAGCTGAACGACTACAAGCCAGCCATTCACAAGTTTTTATCAGTGCAATCACCAACGAACAATTAGCCAAAATGCAAGGACAACATCACCGCACTTTTCGTTTGGTTGAGGGGAGAGTGGAAAGGCAGTAA